Sequence from the Pseudomonas sp. 7SR1 genome:
AGCACCGTATTTCAGGATGATCACTATGAAAATAACAAAGAGTCTGTTGCAGGTCGGTGCGTTGGGGCTTTCCCTGCTGGCCGCCAGCGTCATGGCGGCGGTGCCTGCCGCCGAAGCCGACAAACTGGGCAAGAGCCTGACGCCGATGGGCGCCGAGATGGCCGGCAATGCCGACGGTTCGATCCCAGCCTGGAAACCCATGGCCAAGAACGCCGGTTCCGTGGACAGCAAGGGTTTCCTGTCCGATCCGTTCGCCAGTGAAAAACCGTTGTTCACCATCACCGCGCAGAACGTCGACCAGTACAAGGACAAGCTCGCGCCGGGCCAGTACGCGATGTTCAAGCGCTACCCGGAAAGCTTCAAGATGCCGGTCTACCCATCCCATCGCGGTGCCACCGTTCCGGATGAGGTGTTCGCCTCCATCAAGAAGAATGCGGTCAACACCAAGCTGGTATCCGGTGGCAACGGCCTGGAGAACTTCGAGACGGCCATTCCGTTCCCGATTCCCCAGAGCGGCGTCGAAGTGATCTGGAACCACATCACCCGTTATCGCGGCGGCAGCGTGACCCGCCTGGTGACTCAGGCCACCCCGCAGCCCAACGGCTCCTACAGCCTGGTGTACTTCCGCGACCAGTTCGTGTTCCGCGACAAGATGAAGGACTTCGATCCAGCCAACCCCGGCAACATCCTGTTCTACTTCAAGCAGCAAGTGACCGCGCCGGCGCGCCTGGCCGGTGGTGTGCTACTGGTGCACGAAACCCTCGACCAGGTGAAGGAACCTCGCTCGGCCTGGGTCTACAACGCCGGCCAGCGCCGTGTGCGCCGTGCGCCACAAGTGTCCTATGACGGCCCGGGGACCGCCGCCGACGGCCTGCGTACCTCCGACAACCTGGACATGTACAACGGTGCGCCGGATCGCTACGACTGGAAACTGGTAGGCAAGAAAGAGCTGTACATCGCCGCCAACAGCTACAAGATCGACTCGCCGCAACTCAAGTACGCCGACATCCTCAAGGCCGGCCACGTCAACCAGGACCTGGCGCGCTACGAGCTGCGTCGTGTCTGGCATGTGACCGCGACCCTGAAGGAAGGCCAGCGCCATATCTACGCCAAGCGTGACTTCTTCATCGATGAAGACACCTGGCAAGCCGCGGTGATCGATCATTACGACGGTCGTGGCCAGCTCTGGCGCGTCGCCGAGGCCCATGCCGAGAACTACTACGACAAGCAGGTGCCGTGGTACGCCCTGGAAACCCTCTATGACCTGCAGTCCGGGCGCTACCTGGCCCTGGGCATGAAGAACGAGGAGAAATCGGCCTACGACTTCGGCTTCACCGCCAGCACCGCCGACTTCACCCCGAACGCGCTGCGCCAGGACGGTATCCGCTAATGGCTTTACCCGAGGCCGCATCCTCGAAAAAACGCCCCGACTGGTTCGGGGCGTTTTTTTGTTGGGGCTAAACACAAATGAGCGGGTAAACACAACGTTGTGGCGCGGGGTTCATCCCCGTTGGGTCGCGAAGCGGCCCCTCAACCCGCCAACTCGAAGCGACAGATAGATGCCTTCAATCTTTGGGGCCGCTTCGCAGCACAACGGGGATGAACCCCTCGCCACAGAAGTCATGCCTGACGCGCCTTTCAAGTTGAATCGACGTGTAGTCTTTTTGTAGCCATTTGTAGCACTCCCTTCAATACCTTCCCGTTTACCGCTAGTCTGCGAAAATCTGCAACGCCGCCATCCGTAATTCAACAAGAGCCGGCCATGACTGATTTGTCTGCACCTGCACACTCTGACCGCGCAGCCATCGCGGTACGGGACGGGCGCTTCTACCGACCGCCGCTGCCCGATGGGCACGTCGCGCGTCCACGGTTGTGCGAGCGCTTGAGCGCGGGGCTCGGTGGTCGGTTGCTGCTGGTGAGTGCACCGGCGGGGTTCGGGAAAAGCTCCCTGGCCGTGGAGTTCTGCCAGAGCCTGCCGGCCCATTGGCAAAGCCTCTGGCTGGGTCTCAATACCCGCGATAGCGACCCGGGGCGTTTCCTGGAGCGGCTGCTCGAAGGGCTCCAGGCCTTTTTCCCCCAGTTGGGAGGCCGTGCGCTGGGGTTGCTGAAGATGCGTCAGCGCCACCAACCCTTCGCGTTCGAAGAGTGGCTCGACGGCCTGCTGGATGAACTGACCACCCACCTGTCGCCCTGCTTCCCCTTGCTGCTGGTGCTCGACGATTATCACCTGGCCCAGGGCGCCGTCCTGGATCGTTGCCTGCAGTTTTTCCTCAACCACCTGCCTGACGGATTACTGGTGCTGGTTACCAGCCGCCAGAGACCGGACTGGCATCTGGCGCGCCTGCGCCTGTCGCGGCAACTGCTCGAACTGAACGAGCAGGACCTGCGCCTGACTCACGACGAAGCCCAGATACTGCTCGAGCATCACAGCATTTCGTTGCGCGGCGAAGCCCTGGAGAATCTCATCCAGCGCAGCGAAGGCTGGGTGGCGGGGTTGCGTTTCTGGCTGCTGGCGGCCTCCGAAGCCGGCACCGAGGGCCGATTGCCCCAGGCGCTGCATGGCGGGGAAGGGCTGATCCGCGATTATCTGCTGGAGGAAGTGATCGACTGCCTGCCTGCCGATGTGCAGGCGTTCCTCTACGACACCGCGCCGCAGGAGCGCTTCTGCAGCGAGTTGTGCGACGCCGTGCGTGAAGCCCATGACAGCGCCGAGATCCTGCGCTACCTGGCGGCCCACCAGGTCTTTCTGGTGCCATTGGACGAACATGGTCGCTGGTATCGTTATCACCATCTGTTCTCCGATCTGCTGCGCAGCCGTCCCAGCGAGTCGGCCATGGTGCCCGCGGCCACCTTGCACCTGCGGGCCTGTCGCTGGTTCAACGCCCAAGGCCTGATCGACGAGGCCGTGGAACAGGCCTTGCGGGCAGGGCACCTGGACGTGGCGGCAAACCTGGTGCAGAACCTTTCGGAAGAGCAATTGCTGGCCGAGCAGAACGTCGGCATGTTGCTGCGCTGGAAAATGGACCTGCCGGACAGCCTGCTCATCAGTACGCCTCGGCTCATCGTGCTCTACAGCTGGGCGCTGGGGCTGGCCTGCCAACTGGATGCGGCCGAGGAGCTGGCCGCCCACTTGAGTCGTTTCCTGCCGGCGCCTTCGGCTACCGCGCAGAAGTCCATGCTTGCCCAGTGGCTGGCGCTGAGCGGTATCGTCGCCCGAGGGCGTGGGGATCGTGAGGCCACGGTGCGTTATTGCACCGAAGCCCTGGAGAGCCTGCCGCAAAAGCGCTATGGCCAGCGCCTGATGTGTCTGTCCACACTCTCGAACCTGGCGATTGCCGACGGCGACCTGTGGCGTGCACGCAACCTGAATCGCGATTCCCTGGAACTGGCGCAGCGGGTCGGCAACCCCTTGTTCGAAGCCCTGGCCCATTACGATCGCGCCCGGGTGCTGCAGGCCCGGGGGGAAATCGTGCGGGCACTGGATGAGGTGCGCCAGGGCCAGCAGCGCCTGCACAAGCTGTCGCCACAACGGCTGTATGCGGTGCGGGCGCGGTTGACCCTCTACGAGGGCTTCCTGCTGACCTTGCGCATGCAGCCCGAGGCCGGACTGACGCGGTTGCAGGCGGGCCTCACCGAAGCCCGCGCCTGTCGCGATATCAGCGTTTTGATTGGCCATTGCGTGATCGCAAGGGTCGAAGGCCATAACGGCGAGTTTGCCCGCGCTTTCGCCGAACTGGCCGAGGCCGAACGCCTGATGCATATCTGGGACGTTCCGCCGGTCTACTACCTGGCGATGATCACCCTGGTCAAATGCGAGCTCTGGCTGGCCCAGGGACGCACCGATCTCGCCGAGGCCTGGCTGTTGCGGTTGGGGCGGACCTACACGGGCGAGCGGGCCGCCGCGCCGCCGGAGTTCCATCCGCAATTGCCGTTGCATGTGGAATTGCAGCAGGCCGTACTGGAATCCATCCGGGGCCAACCGATGCTGGCCGAAGGGCGGCTCAATGCCTTGCTCGAACATGGCCAGCAGACCGGTCGGCAGATGCTCAGCGTGATGGCGCTGAACCAGAAAGTGGCGCTGCTGTTGAGCATCGGCCGCGAGCCGGCCGCTCGCAGTGCCCTGGCCCAGGCGTTCGACGCCGCCGCCGGCGGTGTGCTGCAACCGTTCCAATGGCTATTGGCCGAGGAACATCGGGACTGGCTGCGTGAGCAACTGCTGCACGCGCCGTCCACGCCCCTGTGCCAGAGCCTGCTGGAGCGCCTGCCGTCGGCGACGGCGCAAGCAGCCGATGCCCCGGCGCCTGTCGAAGCCCTCAGCAGCCGCGAGCGCGCGGTGTTGCAACTGATTGCCCGAGGCTGTTCGAACCAGGAAATCAGCGAGCAACTGTTCATTTCGCTGCACACCGTCAAGACCCACGCCAGCCACATCAACAGCAAGCTTGGCGTGGAGCGGCGTACCCAGGCCGTGGCGCGGGCGAAGGAGTTGGGGTTGCTGGGCTGAGTGTGTTCCAGGCTCTGTACGAAAACTGCCTGCGCGACGATCATGCTGCGTTGAAAACAGGCTCATGCGCGAGTCCGATCGGAATGCTCATCTACAATCAGTCAACTCCGCTTTCTTGTCGGTTTTCGCCGTGCCTGATTACCGCTTGGCGACGTTTCGTATAGAGCCTGATGATGTCGAGAGGCTCCGTGGCGATAACGGCCAGGGGCAGTAGAGGAATGAATCGATGTTACCCAGCTGCAAGACCATTCAATCTCCCGTGGGTCAACTGATCCTCGTAGCCCGGGAGACGAAACTGGCCGCCGTCCTGTGGGAAAACGAACGACTCAACCGCGTGCGCCTGGGGCCCCTGGAAGAAGACAGCCAGCACCCGGTGCTCAAGGAAACCGAACGCCAGCTCATGGAGTATTTCGCCGGCCAGCGTCGCCGTTTCGAGCTGGAGCTGGACTTTGCCGGTACGGATTTCCAGGTGCGGGTCTGGCAGGCGCTGCTGGGCATTCCTTTTGGCGAAACCCGCAGTTACCGCGACATCGCCATCCAGATCGGCCAACCGACCGCCGTGCGAGCGGTGGGCGCCGCCAATGGCCGCAATCCCATCTCGATCATCGCACCGTGCCACCGTGTCATCGGCACTTCCGGCAGTCTCACCGGTTTCGCCGGCGGGCTCGCCGCCAAGCAGTTGCTGCTCAGCCTCGAGGGCCAGCAAACCCTGCAACTGGCGTTCTGAGCCGGCCGCTGCGCGAGCTCAAGAAAAAGCCCGCCGGGATCACAGGATCGGGGCGGGCTTTTTCGTGTCGCTGCCTGATTACTTTTTCAAGCCGTAATGCTCATCGAGCATGCCGGGGGAGTTGGGCGCCTTGGGCGCGTAGTCCCGTGGCGGTTCCTGAACCTCTCGTGGCGGGGTCAGGCGTTCCCGGGGAGCCTGTCCTGCATCGGCGTGCAGGGCGGCCAGCAGGCGTTGGCGAGTCTGCTCGTCCAGGGCCAGGCGGTTGGCGCCCTCGGACAGGTGATCCTGGACATCCTGGTAGCTCTGGGTGAGTTTCTTCACCAGGGCAGCGGTGCTGTTGAAGTGAGTGACCACTTCATTCTGATAACTGTCGAAACGTTCCTGGATGTCGTCCAGCTGGCGTTGCGTGCTGTTGGGCACCGCATTGGGCAGCAGTCGGGCAAGCAGGAATCCAATGGCGACACCGGCGACCAGGGCAAGAGTCGGCAACAACCAAACTAAGAGCGAGTGTTCCACGAGTCCTTCCTCTATAAACGGCTTTGCTTTACGTTAACGGCTCGGACCTGCGCTGTATACCGCGAAGAACATCGCAATCATGCCAGGCACAGACTTTTAGCTAGACGAGTCGACCCAATTCGGGGTCACGGAGTTCTTTCCCTTGCTTATGCGCGAAACCCCTGTAGTCATCGATGGCCCAGTGGGCCAACTGGAAGCCTTGTACCTGGACAGCGAGGCGCCCCGCGGCCTGGCGCTGATCTGCCACCCGAACCCGGTGCAGGGCGGGACCATGCTCAACAAAGTGGTGTCGACCCTGCAGCGCACCGCCCGGGATGCCGGCCTGGTTACCTTGCGTTTCAATTATCGTGGCGTTGGCGCCAGCGCCGGCAGCCACGACATGGGCACCGGCGAAGTGGACGATGCCCAGGCTGCGGCGGCGTGGCTGCGGGAAAAACACCCTGGCTTGCCCCTGACCCTGTTCGGTTTTTCCTTCGGCGGCTTCGTCGCTGCCAGCCTTGGCGGACGGCTCGAAGCCCAGGGCCAGTCGCTCAAGCACCTGTTCATGGTGGCCCCGGCGGTGATGCGCCTGGATGAACAGTCGCCCCTGCCGACCGGCGGTGCGTTGACCGTGATCCAGCCGGAAGACGACGAAGTGGTCGAGCCCCGCCTGGTCTACGAATGGTCCGATGCGCTCCAACGCCCCCATGAGCTGCTGAAAGTGGCAGAATGCGGACACTTTTTTCATGGCAAGCTGACCGATCTCAAGGATCTTCTCCTGCCGCGCCTCTCGAACTGACAGCAGCCTGACAAGCGATAACCCATGACCACTCGTACCCGCATCCTGACCGGCATCACCACCACCGGCACCCCGCACCTGGGCAACTACGCTGGCGCCATCCGCCCGGCGATCCTTGCCAGCCGCGACAGCAATGCCGATTCGTTCTACTTCCTGGCGGATTACCATGCCCTGATCAAGTGCGATGATCCGCTGCGCATCCAGCGCTCGCGCCTGGAGATCGCCGCGACCTGGCTGGCCGGCGGCCTGGATGTGAACCGCGTGACCTTTTATCGCCAGTCCGATATTCCCGAGATCCCGGAACTGACCTGGTTGCTGACCTGCGTCGCCGCCAAGGGCCTGCTCAACCGCGCCCATGCGTACAAGGCCTCGGTGGACAAGAACGTCGAGGCCGGTGAAGACCCGGACGCCGGCATCACCATGGGCCTGTACAGCTATCCGGTGCTGATGGCCGCCGACATTCTGATGTTCAATGCTCACAAGGTGCCGGTCGGTCGTGACCAGATCCAGCACGTTGAAATGGCCCGGGACATCGGCCAGCGCTTCAATCACCTGTTCGGCCAGGGCAAGGAGTTCTTCACCCTGCCCGAGGCACTGATCGAGGAGAGCGTCGCCACGCTGCCGGGCCTGGACGGTCGCAAGATGTCCAAGAGCTACGACAACACCATCCCTCTGTTCAGCAGCGCCAAGGACATGAAAGAGGCGATCTCGCGGATCGTCACCGACTCCCGCGCCCCGGGCGAAGCGAAGGATCCGGACACCTCGCACTTGTTCACGTTGTTCCAGGCGTTCGCCACCCCGGAGCAGGCCGCCGAGTTCCGTAGCGAGCTGTTGCAGGGCCTGGGTTGGGGCGAGGCCAAGAACCGTCTGTTCCTGCTGCTGGACGAACAGTTGGGGGAGTCCCGAGAGCGTTATCACCAGTTGATCGAGCGTCCGGCGGACCTGGAAGACCTCCTGCAACTGGGCGCGAAGAAAGCCCGGGCCGTGGCGACGCCGTTTCTCAACGAGCTGCGCGAAGCCGTCGGCCTGCGCTCGTTCGTCAGCCAGGTCAAGGTGGCCGCCAGCACGAAGAAGAAAGCCGCCAAGGCTGCGCGCTTCGTCAGCTTCCGCGAGGACGACGGCAGCTTCCGCTTCCGGTTGCTGGCGGCCGATGGCGAGCAATTGCTGTTGTCTCGTCATTTTGCCGATGGCAAGACGGCCGGCCAGGTCACCAAGCAACTGCAATCCGGCCAACCCTTGGACGTGCGCAGCGAGGCATTGGCCTTCAGTGTCTGGCTCGAAGGTGAATGCGTGGCAGACAGCCCGGCGTTCGCGGACGAAGCCGCCCGGGATGCCGCCATCGAGGCGCTGCACGTTGCGCTGACACCCGCGCAGGACTGATTCGAAGCACCACCCGACCATCGGCCCGAATAAGGGCCGATTGCCATTCCTCGGGGCCGTCGCTACAGTGGCTGCCCGTTTTTGTTGCCTTGCTAACGAATATGACACCCCTAGAACGATATCAAGCTGATCTGAAACGCCCGGAGTTCTTCCACGACGCAGCCCAGGAAACGGCAGTGCGGCACTTGCAGCGCCTGTACGATGACTTGATCGCCGCGTCGAACAACAAGCCGGGCTTGTTGGGCAAACTGTTCGGCAAGAAGGAGCAGGCACCGGTCAAGGGCCTGTACTTCTGGGGTGGCGTGGGCCGTGGCAAGACCTACCTGGTGGACACGTTCTTCGAAGCGCTGCCGTTCAAGGAAAAGACCCGGACGCACTTCCACCGCTTCATGAAGCGGGTGCACGAAGAAATGAAGACCCTGGGCGGCGAGAAGAACCCGCTGACCATCATCGCCAAGCGTTTTGCCAGCGAAACACGGGTGATCTGCTTCGACGAATTCTTTGTCTCCGATATCACCGATGCCATGATCCTCGGCACCTTGATGGAGGAGTTGTTCAAGAATGGCGTGACCCTGGTCGCCACCTCCAACATCGTGCCGGACGGCCTCTACAAGGACGGCCTGCAGCGAGCGCGCTTCCTGCCAGCCATTGCGCTGATCAAGGAACACACGGAAATCGTCAACGTCGACAGCGGCGTCGACTATCGCCTGCGTCATCTCGAGCAGGCGGAACTGTTCCATTACCCCCTGGATGCCGCTGCCGAAGAAAGCCTGCGCAAGAGCTTCCGTGCCCTGACACCGGAATGCACCCAGGCGGTCGAAAACGACGTGCTGATCATCGAGAATCGCGAGATCCGTGCCATTCGCACCTGTGACGACGTGGCCTGGTTCGACTTCCGCGAGCTGTGCGACGGCCCTCGTAGCCAGAACGACTACATCGAACTGGGCAAGATCTTCCATGCCGTGCTGCTCAGTGGCGTCGAACAGATGAGCGTCACCACCGACGACATCGCTCGCCGCTTCATCAACATGGTGGACGAATTCTACGACCGCAACGTCAAGTTGATCATCTCGGCCGAAGTCGAACTCAAGGACCTCTACACCGGCGGTCGCCTGACCTTCGAATTCCAGCGGACCCTGAGTCGCCTGCTGGAAATGCAATCCCACGAGTTCCTGTCGCGGGCGCACAAGCCGTAGGGTGATTCGGAAAACAGGAAGGGCCTGCGATCGCAGGCCTTTTTTGTGCGCGCCAGATCAGCAGTTCACGGATAACCCTGTGGCAGCGAGCTTGCTCGCGCTGGCGTCTTGTCAGTCAACATCAGTGCTGCCGAACCATCGCCATCGCGAGCAAGCTGAACTGGTCAAGTAATCTTGGACACCAGTTAAGGCTTACGCCGCCAGCCGTTCTTTGGCGACCGGTGACCGATAGTCGTTGTAGCTATGAGGCCTGACGGTGTTGTAGCGCGATAC
This genomic interval carries:
- a CDS encoding DUF1329 domain-containing protein is translated as MKITKSLLQVGALGLSLLAASVMAAVPAAEADKLGKSLTPMGAEMAGNADGSIPAWKPMAKNAGSVDSKGFLSDPFASEKPLFTITAQNVDQYKDKLAPGQYAMFKRYPESFKMPVYPSHRGATVPDEVFASIKKNAVNTKLVSGGNGLENFETAIPFPIPQSGVEVIWNHITRYRGGSVTRLVTQATPQPNGSYSLVYFRDQFVFRDKMKDFDPANPGNILFYFKQQVTAPARLAGGVLLVHETLDQVKEPRSAWVYNAGQRRVRRAPQVSYDGPGTAADGLRTSDNLDMYNGAPDRYDWKLVGKKELYIAANSYKIDSPQLKYADILKAGHVNQDLARYELRRVWHVTATLKEGQRHIYAKRDFFIDEDTWQAAVIDHYDGRGQLWRVAEAHAENYYDKQVPWYALETLYDLQSGRYLALGMKNEEKSAYDFGFTASTADFTPNALRQDGIR
- a CDS encoding LuxR C-terminal-related transcriptional regulator, which translates into the protein MTDLSAPAHSDRAAIAVRDGRFYRPPLPDGHVARPRLCERLSAGLGGRLLLVSAPAGFGKSSLAVEFCQSLPAHWQSLWLGLNTRDSDPGRFLERLLEGLQAFFPQLGGRALGLLKMRQRHQPFAFEEWLDGLLDELTTHLSPCFPLLLVLDDYHLAQGAVLDRCLQFFLNHLPDGLLVLVTSRQRPDWHLARLRLSRQLLELNEQDLRLTHDEAQILLEHHSISLRGEALENLIQRSEGWVAGLRFWLLAASEAGTEGRLPQALHGGEGLIRDYLLEEVIDCLPADVQAFLYDTAPQERFCSELCDAVREAHDSAEILRYLAAHQVFLVPLDEHGRWYRYHHLFSDLLRSRPSESAMVPAATLHLRACRWFNAQGLIDEAVEQALRAGHLDVAANLVQNLSEEQLLAEQNVGMLLRWKMDLPDSLLISTPRLIVLYSWALGLACQLDAAEELAAHLSRFLPAPSATAQKSMLAQWLALSGIVARGRGDREATVRYCTEALESLPQKRYGQRLMCLSTLSNLAIADGDLWRARNLNRDSLELAQRVGNPLFEALAHYDRARVLQARGEIVRALDEVRQGQQRLHKLSPQRLYAVRARLTLYEGFLLTLRMQPEAGLTRLQAGLTEARACRDISVLIGHCVIARVEGHNGEFARAFAELAEAERLMHIWDVPPVYYLAMITLVKCELWLAQGRTDLAEAWLLRLGRTYTGERAAAPPEFHPQLPLHVELQQAVLESIRGQPMLAEGRLNALLEHGQQTGRQMLSVMALNQKVALLLSIGREPAARSALAQAFDAAAGGVLQPFQWLLAEEHRDWLREQLLHAPSTPLCQSLLERLPSATAQAADAPAPVEALSSRERAVLQLIARGCSNQEISEQLFISLHTVKTHASHINSKLGVERRTQAVARAKELGLLG
- a CDS encoding methylated-DNA--[protein]-cysteine S-methyltransferase; the encoded protein is MLPSCKTIQSPVGQLILVARETKLAAVLWENERLNRVRLGPLEEDSQHPVLKETERQLMEYFAGQRRRFELELDFAGTDFQVRVWQALLGIPFGETRSYRDIAIQIGQPTAVRAVGAANGRNPISIIAPCHRVIGTSGSLTGFAGGLAAKQLLLSLEGQQTLQLAF
- a CDS encoding YhcB family protein; this translates as MEHSLLVWLLPTLALVAGVAIGFLLARLLPNAVPNSTQRQLDDIQERFDSYQNEVVTHFNSTAALVKKLTQSYQDVQDHLSEGANRLALDEQTRQRLLAALHADAGQAPRERLTPPREVQEPPRDYAPKAPNSPGMLDEHYGLKK
- a CDS encoding alpha/beta hydrolase, whose translation is MRETPVVIDGPVGQLEALYLDSEAPRGLALICHPNPVQGGTMLNKVVSTLQRTARDAGLVTLRFNYRGVGASAGSHDMGTGEVDDAQAAAAWLREKHPGLPLTLFGFSFGGFVAASLGGRLEAQGQSLKHLFMVAPAVMRLDEQSPLPTGGALTVIQPEDDEVVEPRLVYEWSDALQRPHELLKVAECGHFFHGKLTDLKDLLLPRLSN
- a CDS encoding tryptophan--tRNA ligase, with protein sequence MTTRTRILTGITTTGTPHLGNYAGAIRPAILASRDSNADSFYFLADYHALIKCDDPLRIQRSRLEIAATWLAGGLDVNRVTFYRQSDIPEIPELTWLLTCVAAKGLLNRAHAYKASVDKNVEAGEDPDAGITMGLYSYPVLMAADILMFNAHKVPVGRDQIQHVEMARDIGQRFNHLFGQGKEFFTLPEALIEESVATLPGLDGRKMSKSYDNTIPLFSSAKDMKEAISRIVTDSRAPGEAKDPDTSHLFTLFQAFATPEQAAEFRSELLQGLGWGEAKNRLFLLLDEQLGESRERYHQLIERPADLEDLLQLGAKKARAVATPFLNELREAVGLRSFVSQVKVAASTKKKAAKAARFVSFREDDGSFRFRLLAADGEQLLLSRHFADGKTAGQVTKQLQSGQPLDVRSEALAFSVWLEGECVADSPAFADEAARDAAIEALHVALTPAQD
- the zapE gene encoding cell division protein ZapE; its protein translation is MTPLERYQADLKRPEFFHDAAQETAVRHLQRLYDDLIAASNNKPGLLGKLFGKKEQAPVKGLYFWGGVGRGKTYLVDTFFEALPFKEKTRTHFHRFMKRVHEEMKTLGGEKNPLTIIAKRFASETRVICFDEFFVSDITDAMILGTLMEELFKNGVTLVATSNIVPDGLYKDGLQRARFLPAIALIKEHTEIVNVDSGVDYRLRHLEQAELFHYPLDAAAEESLRKSFRALTPECTQAVENDVLIIENREIRAIRTCDDVAWFDFRELCDGPRSQNDYIELGKIFHAVLLSGVEQMSVTTDDIARRFINMVDEFYDRNVKLIISAEVELKDLYTGGRLTFEFQRTLSRLLEMQSHEFLSRAHKP